A genomic region of Pyrus communis chromosome 14, drPyrComm1.1, whole genome shotgun sequence contains the following coding sequences:
- the LOC137715857 gene encoding uncharacterized protein, whose translation MPSGNMFRERKMGKPSGAAPGSRDWTQIYAIYGLDQLHTILFLLFNAVLFTVLSLLYLTYFNPITLFFHRLFPIDTARFAAGFTGSVTALSALCLFFASGHFLYSSLPLHYDVAQRMVGSVNEWSTVKHALDLGCGRGILLNAVATQMKKEGSSGRVVGLDRSKMTSLSSTLRTAKIEGVGEYVTCREGDPRRLPFGDGYFDVVVSAVFVHTVGKEYGYRTVEASAERMRVVGEMVRVLKPGGVGVVWDLLHVPEYVRRLQELKMEDIRVSERVTAFMASSQIVSFRKPSQHVIGPGEVRLDWRC comes from the coding sequence ATGCCTTCTGGAAACATGTTCAGAGAGAGGAAGATGGGGAAACCATCAGGTGCGGCGCCAGGCAGCAGAGACTGGACTCAGATCTACGCAATCTACGGTCTCGACCAGCTGCACACcattctcttccttctcttcaACGCTGTCCTATTTACCGTTCTGTCACTCCTCTACCTCACTTATTTCAACCCCATCACCCTCTTCTTCCACCGCCTCTTCCCCATCGACACCGCCCGTTTTGCCGCCGGGTTCACTGGCTCTGTCACCGCCCTTTCCGCCCTCTGTCTCTTCTTCGCATCCGGACACTTCCTATACTCCTCACTCCCCCTCCACTACGACGTCGCCCAGCGCATGGTCGGCTCAGTCAACGAATGGTCGACCGTCAAGCACGCCCTGGACCTCGGCTGCGGCCGCGGCATACTTTTAAACGCGGTGGCGACCCAGATGAAGAAAGAGGGGAGTTCGGGTCGGGTTGTGGGCCTGGACCGGTCCAAGATGACGAGCCTCTCGTCTACGCTGCGGACAGCGAAGATTGAAGGTGTGGGGGAGTACGTGACTTGCCGCGAGGGCGACCCCAGGAGATTGCCGTTTGGGGACGGGTACTTCGACGTCGTGGTGTCTGCGGTGTTCGTCCACACCGTCGGAAAAGAGTACGGCTATCGGACGGTGGAGGCGTCGGCGGAGCGGATGAGGGTTGTCGGCGAGATGGTGAGGGTTCTGAAGCCCGGTGGGGTGGGGGTGGTGTGGGACCTACTGCACGTGCCGGAGTACGTGCGGCGGCTGCAAGAGCTGAAGATGGAGGACATTCGGGTGTCGGAGCGGGTAACGGCGTTTATGGCGAGCAGCCAGATCGTGTCGTTTCGCAAGCCCAGTCAACACGTTATTGGGCCGGGTGAGGTCCGACTCGACTGGAGATGCTGA